One genomic segment of Mesoterricola silvestris includes these proteins:
- the panD gene encoding aspartate 1-decarboxylase — MLRNFLLGKVHRCVVTRADLDYIGSITLDPLLIRAAGFLENEKIDIYDVTNGARISTYVIPGQEGSGEVGINGAAAHHVRAGDLVILAAYGWMTEEEAAARRPKVVFVDDRNRITELAHEERTPVA; from the coding sequence ATGCTGAGAAATTTCCTGCTCGGGAAGGTCCACCGCTGCGTCGTCACCCGGGCCGATCTGGACTACATCGGGTCCATCACCCTCGATCCCCTCCTCATCCGGGCTGCGGGGTTCCTGGAGAACGAGAAGATCGATATCTACGACGTCACCAACGGGGCCCGGATCAGCACGTACGTCATTCCCGGGCAGGAGGGGTCCGGCGAGGTGGGGATCAACGGGGCGGCCGCCCACCATGTGCGGGCCGGGGACCTGGTGATCCTGGCCGCCTACGGCTGGATGACCGAGGAGGAGGCCGCCGCCCGCAGGCCCAAGGTGGTGTTCGTGGATGACCGGAACCGCATCACCGAGCTCGCCCACGAGGAGCGGACGCCGGTGGCCTAG
- a CDS encoding cbb3-type cytochrome c oxidase subunit II translates to MTTQRANYLYPALGLTLIMASIIFVVVLVPRWTFKPPEPRDLRDYTTQELRGREIYKREGCWYCHSMVSRPQDWDHGRRSKSSDYFYDAYHLLGSERTGPDLANIGGKFPDQYHMLHHKNPRYVKPGSIMPRYDYLTEQELTDLTAFLQSLGPYGTRALDVKDGKAKYAANGETKWAKVRDYTWVGGELNGLTEKVAMWKLDVAQQRALNEELYGEHLEVPFKYTAEIEELMYGSSHEAANAKGALQGLATPAFPNKEALEEARNADPDVRAWKENSFKEGEITDKNRLLANYGKGLFNNQCSPCHGVAGNGKGQAAFTMTKRPANFDEDKFATYTTDTWYWRISRGVPGTQMPRWEYTLDANQRLTLTAFLKYVAQNKGLGKLQGAESNYEKAPVPAAAPAK, encoded by the coding sequence ATGACCACCCAGCGAGCCAACTACCTCTACCCCGCCCTCGGGCTCACCCTCATCATGGCCTCCATCATCTTCGTGGTGGTCCTGGTGCCCCGGTGGACCTTCAAGCCCCCCGAACCCCGGGACCTGCGGGACTACACCACCCAGGAGCTGCGGGGCCGGGAGATCTACAAGCGCGAGGGCTGCTGGTACTGCCACTCCATGGTGAGCCGGCCCCAGGACTGGGACCACGGCCGCCGCTCCAAGTCCTCGGACTACTTCTACGACGCCTACCACCTCCTGGGCTCCGAGCGCACCGGTCCGGACCTCGCCAACATCGGCGGCAAGTTCCCGGACCAGTACCACATGCTCCACCACAAGAACCCGCGCTACGTGAAGCCCGGGTCCATCATGCCCCGGTACGACTACCTCACCGAGCAGGAGCTCACGGACCTCACCGCCTTCCTCCAGAGCCTCGGCCCCTACGGCACCCGCGCCCTGGACGTGAAGGACGGCAAGGCGAAGTACGCGGCCAACGGCGAGACGAAGTGGGCCAAGGTGCGCGACTACACCTGGGTGGGCGGCGAGCTCAACGGGCTCACCGAGAAGGTGGCCATGTGGAAGCTGGACGTGGCCCAGCAGCGGGCCCTCAACGAGGAGCTGTACGGCGAGCACCTGGAGGTGCCCTTCAAGTACACCGCGGAGATCGAGGAGCTGATGTACGGCTCCAGCCACGAGGCCGCCAACGCCAAGGGCGCCCTCCAGGGGCTGGCCACCCCGGCCTTCCCCAACAAGGAGGCCCTGGAGGAGGCCCGGAACGCGGATCCCGACGTGCGGGCCTGGAAGGAGAACAGCTTCAAGGAGGGCGAGATCACCGACAAGAACCGCCTCCTGGCCAACTACGGCAAGGGCCTGTTCAACAACCAGTGCTCCCCCTGCCACGGCGTGGCCGGCAACGGCAAGGGCCAGGCCGCCTTCACCATGACCAAGCGCCCCGCCAATTTCGACGAGGACAAGTTCGCCACCTACACCACCGACACCTGGTACTGGCGCATCAGCCGCGGCGTGCCCGGCACCCAGATGCCGCGGTGGGAGTACACCCTGGACGCGAACCAGCGGCTCACCCTCACCGCCTTCCTCAAGTACGTCGCCCAGAACAAGGGCCTGGGCAAGCTCCAGGGCGCGGAGAGCAACTACGAGAAGGCTCCCGTCCCCGCCGCCGCCCCGGCCAAGTGA
- the panC gene encoding pantoate--beta-alanine ligase, which translates to MRIIRTISELKVALKALRESHKSIGFVPTMGYLHEGHASLIKQSTARCDATVVSVFVNPTQFGPGEDLSRYPRDLERDQNLCLRLGVAILFMPEAAEVYPTGFCTSISVGPIADALCGAFRPGHFRGVATVVAKLFSMVQPDLAFFGQKDLQQTAIIRRVVKDLNLPVDILVAPTVREGDGLALSSRNAYLTEAERARALGISRGLFAATAAFEKGERDAEALAALARASMEAAGEVQYCQVVDPSSLDPIVGGINRPAALCAAVVVGGTRLIDNVLLTPSGEPMQFISHLEA; encoded by the coding sequence ATGCGCATCATCCGCACCATCTCCGAATTGAAGGTCGCCCTCAAGGCGCTCCGGGAAAGCCACAAGAGCATCGGCTTCGTCCCCACCATGGGCTACCTGCACGAGGGGCACGCCTCCCTCATCAAGCAGAGCACGGCCCGCTGCGACGCCACGGTGGTCTCGGTCTTCGTCAACCCCACCCAGTTCGGGCCCGGGGAGGACCTCTCCCGCTACCCCCGGGACCTGGAACGGGACCAGAACCTCTGCCTGCGCCTGGGCGTGGCGATCCTCTTCATGCCCGAGGCCGCCGAGGTCTACCCCACGGGCTTCTGCACCTCCATTTCCGTGGGGCCCATCGCCGACGCCCTGTGCGGCGCGTTCCGCCCCGGGCATTTCCGGGGCGTGGCCACGGTGGTGGCCAAGCTCTTCAGCATGGTGCAGCCCGACCTGGCCTTCTTCGGCCAGAAGGATCTCCAGCAGACCGCCATCATCCGCAGGGTGGTCAAGGACCTGAACCTGCCCGTGGACATCCTCGTGGCCCCCACGGTGCGGGAAGGCGACGGCCTCGCCCTCAGCTCCCGCAACGCCTACCTCACCGAGGCCGAGCGCGCCCGGGCCCTGGGCATCAGCCGGGGCCTCTTCGCCGCCACCGCCGCCTTCGAGAAGGGCGAGCGCGACGCCGAGGCCCTGGCCGCCCTGGCCCGCGCGAGCATGGAGGCCGCGGGCGAGGTGCAGTACTGCCAGGTGGTGGACCCCTCCAGCCTCGACCCCATCGTGGGCGGCATCAACCGGCCCGCGGCCCTGTGCGCCGCGGTGGTCGTGGGCGGCACCCGACTCATCGACAACGTCCTCCTCACCCCCTCGGGGGAGCCGATGCAGTTCATAAGCCACCTCGAAGCCTGA
- a CDS encoding cbb3-type cytochrome c oxidase subunit I, with protein MAQSVELTNRWDTRLAAWADEEHSASKRFLISAAVWALVGTLFGLIAASEYYWPDLVHNLPQLQFGRLRPTHVNVVAFGFISMANVGAIFYVIPELCRTRLFSERWGNVLMVAWNSVILLGILCLTNGITEGREYAELPWFLDLAMMAALILYIVLVWGTVLNRKEKQLYVSIWYIAGTTLWFPVVYLIGNRVFFAVPGIGDAIANWFYGHNILGLWFTTNGIGLLYYFLPKITRNPLYSHLLSIVGFSTIAMFYTPTGTHHLLQSPVPEWLKAVAVISSVMLLVPVMSVLVNFFLTMKGKWSMMTTHLPLRFFVTALGFYFLTCFTGPFQATRWINWYLHFTHWVVGHAHFALLGTFGFVGWGAIYYVAPRVSGRQWYSRRLANAHYWLSLIGTVLMIVALTVGGLIQASAWEEGIPVYRGVIMVAPFMLMRAFSGLLIVLGQVLFLYNVVKTLVFAEASLEGPLEEPAAVLPQSAAVRS; from the coding sequence ATGGCACAAAGCGTTGAACTTACCAACCGATGGGATACCCGCCTCGCCGCGTGGGCGGACGAGGAGCACAGCGCCTCCAAGCGCTTCCTCATCAGCGCCGCCGTGTGGGCCCTGGTGGGAACCCTGTTCGGCTTGATCGCCGCCTCGGAATACTACTGGCCCGACCTGGTGCACAACCTCCCCCAGCTGCAGTTCGGGCGCCTGCGCCCCACCCACGTGAACGTCGTGGCCTTCGGCTTCATCTCCATGGCCAACGTCGGCGCCATCTTCTACGTCATCCCCGAACTGTGCCGCACGCGCCTGTTCAGCGAGCGCTGGGGCAACGTGCTCATGGTGGCCTGGAACAGCGTCATCCTCCTGGGGATCCTCTGCCTCACCAACGGCATCACCGAGGGCCGGGAGTACGCCGAGCTGCCCTGGTTCCTGGACCTGGCCATGATGGCCGCCCTCATCCTCTACATCGTCCTGGTGTGGGGCACCGTCCTCAACCGCAAGGAGAAGCAGCTCTACGTCTCCATCTGGTACATCGCCGGCACCACGCTGTGGTTCCCCGTGGTCTACCTCATCGGGAACCGCGTCTTCTTCGCCGTGCCCGGCATCGGCGACGCCATCGCGAACTGGTTCTACGGCCACAACATCCTGGGCCTCTGGTTCACCACCAACGGCATCGGGCTGCTCTACTACTTCCTCCCCAAGATCACCCGGAACCCGCTCTACTCGCACCTCCTGTCCATCGTGGGCTTCAGCACCATCGCCATGTTCTACACCCCCACGGGCACCCACCACCTCCTGCAGAGCCCGGTGCCGGAATGGCTCAAGGCCGTGGCCGTCATCTCCTCCGTGATGCTGCTGGTGCCGGTCATGAGCGTGCTGGTGAACTTCTTCCTGACCATGAAGGGCAAGTGGTCCATGATGACCACCCACCTGCCCCTGCGGTTCTTCGTGACGGCCCTGGGCTTCTACTTCCTCACCTGCTTCACGGGCCCCTTCCAGGCCACCCGCTGGATCAACTGGTACCTGCACTTCACCCACTGGGTGGTGGGCCACGCCCACTTCGCCCTGCTGGGCACCTTCGGGTTCGTGGGCTGGGGCGCCATCTACTACGTGGCGCCCCGGGTCTCGGGCCGGCAGTGGTACTCCCGCCGCCTGGCCAACGCGCACTACTGGCTCTCGCTCATCGGCACCGTCCTCATGATCGTGGCGCTGACCGTGGGCGGCCTCATCCAGGCCTCGGCCTGGGAGGAGGGGATCCCCGTCTACCGGGGCGTGATCATGGTGGCCCCCTTCATGCTGATGCGGGCCTTCTCCGGACTGCTCATCGTGCTGGGCCAGGTGCTCTTCCTCTACAACGTGGTCAAGACTCTGGTGTTCGCGGAAGCGTCCCTGGAAGGGCCCCTGGAGGAACCCGCCGCCGTCCTTCCCCAGTCCGCCGCCGTGCGCAGCTAA
- the panB gene encoding 3-methyl-2-oxobutanoate hydroxymethyltransferase: protein MSHAPVPTRSVTVPDLQRMRDGRERIVMTTAYDAVTARIADASGVDVVLVGDSVGNVCLGFENTLPVTLAMMAHHLEAVARTRPRALLVVDMPYLSFHLGVEDTLRNAGGFIRSGAQGVKLEGGARRVPVIRALVEAEIPVMGHLGLTPQSLNAMGGFKVQGREARAAVELLEDALRIQDAGCFAVVLEGIPAELAERITQELTIPTIGIGAGPGCSGQVLVFHDILGLLPGPSAKFVRTYMNGFEQLTESMVHWAEDVRAGRFPGPQESYMLPEPARDQVRAWKPTR, encoded by the coding sequence ATGAGCCATGCCCCCGTCCCCACCCGATCCGTGACCGTCCCCGACCTGCAGCGCATGCGGGACGGACGCGAGCGGATCGTCATGACCACCGCCTACGACGCCGTCACCGCGCGCATCGCCGACGCCTCGGGCGTGGACGTGGTGCTGGTGGGCGACAGCGTGGGCAACGTCTGCCTGGGCTTCGAGAACACCCTTCCGGTCACCCTGGCCATGATGGCCCACCACCTGGAGGCCGTGGCCCGCACCCGGCCCCGGGCCCTGCTGGTGGTGGACATGCCGTACCTGAGCTTCCATCTGGGGGTGGAGGACACCCTGCGCAACGCCGGGGGCTTCATCCGCAGCGGGGCCCAGGGGGTGAAGCTGGAGGGCGGGGCCCGGCGGGTGCCGGTCATCCGGGCCCTGGTGGAGGCGGAGATCCCCGTCATGGGCCACCTGGGGCTCACGCCCCAGAGCCTGAACGCCATGGGGGGCTTCAAGGTGCAGGGGCGGGAGGCCCGGGCGGCGGTGGAACTCCTGGAGGACGCCCTGCGCATCCAGGACGCCGGGTGCTTCGCCGTGGTGCTGGAGGGGATACCGGCCGAACTGGCGGAGCGCATCACCCAGGAATTGACCATTCCAACCATCGGCATCGGCGCCGGTCCCGGGTGCTCGGGCCAGGTGCTCGTCTTCCATGATATTCTCGGCCTCCTTCCCGGGCCTTCCGCGAAATTCGTCAGGACCTACATGAACGGTTTCGAGCAATTGACGGAATCCATGGTCCATTGGGCCGAGGATGTTCGCGCCGGGAGGTTCCCAGGACCCCAGGAGTCCTATATGCTTCCAGAACCCGCACGGGATCAGGTCAGGGCCTGGAAGCCCACTCGCTAG
- a CDS encoding cytochrome b N-terminal domain-containing protein, with the protein MYRKFLRLTKSLTVSFEKLVNFVTTQEHNPLYFHGALPLYTFWFLIFSGILLWMYYIPTLDRAWSSVNYISALPTPGDPINLAAGIPYGAVVRGIHRWGAAAMMIVTLLHMFRVYFTDRHRAWRWLPWVTGVGLLVFVLFVGLSGYLLVWDARAYYIVVATQHLFDGVPVIGAALSSFLVGGEGITDYTLTRFLFFHVGGAVAIFFLVWMHFIRLKEPVVTPSRATNFLLLGFILLAAGTLPAINITHELLAKYGHDPRIAAQAAYIASDAPAQIGTLVETIRYDAWYMFPYWLIQNVGTTWTWLILGGSTLLLCVAPFYPKDRRANIAEVVEAKCTGCTFCSLDCPFEAITMVDRAPGSKFKQIAVVQAARCSECGICVGACPFQAIELPELHSKTLEADLLALVKKGA; encoded by the coding sequence ATGTACCGCAAATTCCTGCGCCTCACCAAGAGCCTCACCGTCAGCTTCGAGAAGCTGGTCAACTTCGTCACCACCCAGGAGCACAACCCCCTGTACTTCCACGGGGCCCTCCCCCTCTACACGTTCTGGTTCCTCATCTTCTCGGGCATCCTGCTGTGGATGTACTACATCCCCACCCTGGACCGGGCCTGGTCCAGCGTGAACTACATCTCGGCCCTGCCCACCCCGGGCGACCCCATCAACCTGGCCGCGGGCATCCCCTACGGCGCCGTGGTGCGGGGCATCCACCGCTGGGGGGCGGCGGCCATGATGATCGTCACCCTGCTGCACATGTTCCGGGTCTACTTCACCGACCGCCACCGGGCCTGGCGCTGGCTGCCCTGGGTCACGGGGGTGGGCCTGCTGGTCTTCGTGCTCTTCGTGGGCCTCAGCGGCTACCTCCTGGTGTGGGACGCCCGGGCCTACTACATCGTGGTGGCCACCCAGCACCTCTTCGACGGCGTGCCCGTCATCGGCGCGGCCCTCTCCAGCTTCCTGGTGGGCGGCGAGGGCATCACGGACTACACCCTCACCCGCTTCCTCTTCTTCCACGTGGGCGGGGCCGTGGCGATCTTCTTCCTGGTGTGGATGCACTTCATCCGCCTCAAGGAGCCCGTGGTCACCCCCAGCCGGGCCACCAACTTCCTGCTGCTGGGCTTCATCCTCCTGGCCGCGGGCACCCTGCCCGCCATCAACATCACCCACGAGCTCCTGGCCAAGTACGGCCACGACCCCCGCATCGCCGCCCAGGCCGCCTACATCGCCAGCGACGCCCCGGCCCAGATCGGCACCCTGGTGGAGACCATCCGCTACGACGCCTGGTACATGTTCCCCTACTGGCTCATCCAGAACGTGGGCACCACCTGGACCTGGCTGATCCTGGGCGGCTCCACGCTCCTGCTCTGCGTGGCGCCCTTCTATCCCAAGGACCGCCGGGCCAACATCGCCGAGGTCGTCGAAGCGAAATGCACGGGCTGCACCTTCTGCAGCCTGGATTGCCCCTTCGAGGCCATCACCATGGTGGACCGGGCCCCGGGCAGCAAGTTCAAGCAGATCGCCGTCGTGCAGGCGGCCCGGTGCAGCGAGTGCGGCATCTGCGTGGGGGCCTGCCCCTTCCAGGCCATCGAGCTGCCCGAACTGCACTCCAAGACCCTGGAGGCCGATCTCCTGGCCCTCGTGAAGAAGGGAGCCTGA
- a CDS encoding QcrA and Rieske domain-containing protein, which translates to MKENQRRLFLKAITSIPILGGAVLAASALIRYFKPTTVGGVKGLVAPPDEAGSSIQVVAALSELTQPWDFKEFIYIRKSVEYSSRKIQGAKIPGFVVRMPDEFTDPKDPKSKFVVVQRICPHLGCTFNFVKSPEELAGGYNYKPPAPTHPYFACPCHLSVYDPTRKTDVALQGPLPGKVVSGPAPRPPRTMSFDIKDGQILITGTEGGGVG; encoded by the coding sequence ATGAAGGAGAACCAGCGCCGGCTCTTCCTGAAGGCCATCACGAGCATCCCCATCCTGGGGGGCGCCGTGCTGGCCGCCAGCGCCCTGATCCGGTACTTCAAGCCCACCACCGTCGGGGGCGTCAAGGGCCTCGTGGCCCCCCCCGACGAGGCCGGCAGCAGCATCCAGGTCGTGGCCGCCCTGAGCGAACTCACCCAGCCCTGGGACTTCAAGGAGTTCATCTACATCCGCAAATCCGTGGAGTATTCCAGCCGCAAGATCCAGGGCGCCAAGATCCCCGGCTTCGTGGTGCGCATGCCGGACGAATTCACGGACCCCAAGGATCCCAAATCCAAGTTCGTGGTGGTCCAGCGCATCTGCCCCCACCTGGGCTGCACCTTCAATTTCGTGAAGAGCCCCGAGGAGCTGGCCGGCGGCTACAACTACAAGCCCCCCGCGCCCACCCACCCCTACTTCGCCTGTCCCTGCCACCTGTCGGTGTACGACCCCACCCGCAAGACCGACGTGGCCCTCCAGGGCCCCCTGCCCGGCAAGGTGGTGTCGGGCCCGGCCCCCCGTCCACCCCGCACCATGTCCTTCGACATCAAGGACGGACAGATCCTGATCACCGGCACGGAAGGAGGCGGCGTTGGTTAA
- a CDS encoding hydrogenase iron-sulfur subunit produces MSDPKRTVIGFVCERSLPVERMLDEHKTLLDDPDTKFVVVPCSGMVKPTLLEAALANGADATFVCGCAIGDCHYRTGNLMIRERLEGKRNPKLRKTTDRRKVGMFFVTMKDRVAFLEALAAFKAGLDAPPAQED; encoded by the coding sequence ATGTCCGACCCCAAACGCACCGTCATCGGTTTCGTCTGCGAGCGCAGCCTTCCGGTGGAACGCATGCTGGACGAGCACAAGACCCTCCTGGACGACCCGGACACCAAGTTCGTCGTGGTGCCCTGCTCCGGGATGGTCAAGCCCACCCTCCTGGAGGCGGCCCTGGCCAACGGCGCCGACGCCACCTTCGTGTGCGGCTGCGCCATCGGCGACTGCCACTACCGCACCGGCAACCTCATGATCCGCGAGCGCCTGGAAGGCAAGCGTAACCCCAAGCTCCGCAAGACCACCGACCGCCGCAAGGTGGGCATGTTCTTCGTGACCATGAAGGACCGGGTGGCCTTCCTGGAGGCCCTGGCCGCCTTCAAGGCCGGCCTGGACGCCCCACCCGCGCAGGAGGACTAG
- a CDS encoding cbb3-type cytochrome oxidase assembly protein codes for MDHPNWTLIIVFTAVGLAFAAGFVLFALWAIRDGQFKDVEGVKFRMLEDFNPKKGRREVKD; via the coding sequence ATGGACCATCCCAACTGGACCCTCATCATCGTCTTCACCGCCGTGGGCCTCGCCTTCGCCGCGGGCTTCGTCCTCTTCGCCCTGTGGGCCATCCGCGACGGCCAGTTCAAGGACGTCGAAGGGGTGAAGTTCCGCATGCTCGAGGACTTCAATCCCAAGAAGGGCCGGCGGGAGGTCAAAGACTGA
- a CDS encoding cytochrome b N-terminal domain-containing protein, whose translation MVKAIPYLIQGLLHAPGTFRKWFQERWAKMQLFDEGRTDQARTNPWYTLGGMWYWVWMLVIFSGVVLMIYYVPVTDQAYHSIERIQHNWRWGPVPIGSLVRGLHKYGADAFIILATMRVYRMWFTGEYKQGNEFTFIIALLLLIIGMYSGLTGYLLIWNQRALWATKVMATFPTYLDQNPSWLPGGNLINWTNQGKTTAQILLGGTSIGPATVTRFYAFHFMLSFIPMIFFELRVYRLGFKRMNISNWSKLAVFAIILAIAVMIPAAQGSPANPEVTPNPILSDWYFLAMYHFLKLQDPYLATVLTVAIPFLVLTSMFLDRRPEREWGKRQIFNWIGIGGLIYFVVFSFLILNGIADLHRDAPLWYFSMGGFLLAGYIQDWAYVMRRDQKRWWETFHLFFVAFILVCMSANTLYHYFGDIREWNVLGRAQMPDVLARLQKANPLATPDMAFEWLEKNRPGLNLWLTSHKGPNKPAGMELWLVHVIAWLGILASGTVIGLGRWGRRKKAEALAALAKAKPRAAGA comes from the coding sequence TTGGTTAAGGCCATTCCCTATCTCATCCAGGGCCTCCTGCACGCGCCCGGCACCTTCCGGAAGTGGTTCCAGGAGCGGTGGGCCAAGATGCAGCTCTTCGACGAGGGCCGCACGGACCAGGCCCGGACCAACCCCTGGTACACCCTCGGCGGCATGTGGTACTGGGTCTGGATGCTGGTGATCTTCAGCGGCGTGGTGCTGATGATCTACTACGTGCCCGTCACGGACCAGGCCTACCACTCCATCGAGCGCATCCAGCACAACTGGCGCTGGGGCCCCGTGCCCATCGGCTCCCTGGTGCGCGGCCTCCACAAGTACGGGGCCGACGCCTTCATCATCCTGGCCACCATGCGGGTCTACCGCATGTGGTTCACGGGCGAATACAAGCAGGGCAACGAGTTCACCTTCATCATCGCCCTGCTGCTGCTGATCATCGGCATGTATTCCGGCCTCACGGGCTACCTCCTCATCTGGAACCAGCGCGCCCTGTGGGCCACCAAGGTCATGGCCACCTTCCCCACCTACCTGGACCAGAACCCCAGCTGGCTCCCCGGCGGCAACCTCATCAACTGGACCAACCAGGGCAAGACCACCGCGCAGATCCTCCTGGGCGGCACCAGCATCGGGCCCGCCACGGTGACCCGGTTCTACGCCTTCCACTTCATGCTCAGCTTCATCCCCATGATCTTTTTCGAGCTGCGGGTGTACCGCCTGGGCTTCAAGCGCATGAACATCAGCAACTGGTCCAAGCTGGCGGTGTTCGCCATCATCCTGGCCATCGCCGTCATGATCCCCGCGGCCCAGGGCAGCCCGGCCAACCCCGAGGTGACCCCCAACCCCATCCTGTCGGACTGGTACTTCCTGGCCATGTATCACTTCCTGAAGCTCCAGGACCCCTACCTGGCCACAGTTCTCACCGTGGCCATCCCCTTCCTGGTGCTGACGTCCATGTTCCTGGACCGCCGGCCCGAGCGGGAATGGGGCAAGCGCCAGATCTTCAACTGGATCGGCATCGGCGGCCTCATCTACTTCGTGGTCTTCAGCTTCCTCATCCTCAACGGCATCGCCGACCTGCACCGGGACGCGCCGCTGTGGTACTTCTCCATGGGCGGCTTCCTCCTGGCGGGCTACATCCAGGACTGGGCCTACGTCATGCGGCGGGACCAGAAGCGGTGGTGGGAGACCTTCCACCTCTTCTTCGTGGCCTTCATCCTCGTGTGCATGTCCGCCAACACCCTCTACCACTACTTCGGCGATATCCGGGAGTGGAACGTGCTGGGCCGGGCCCAGATGCCCGATGTCCTGGCCCGGCTCCAGAAGGCCAACCCCCTGGCCACCCCCGACATGGCCTTCGAGTGGCTGGAGAAGAACCGGCCCGGCCTGAACCTCTGGCTCACCAGCCACAAGGGGCCCAACAAGCCCGCGGGCATGGAGCTCTGGCTGGTGCACGTGATCGCCTGGCTGGGCATCCTCGCCTCGGGCACCGTCATCGGCCTGGGCAGGTGGGGGCGCCGCAAGAAGGCCGAAGCGCTGGCGGCGCTGGCCAAGGCCAAGCCCCGGGCGGCGGGGGCCTGA
- a CDS encoding c-type cytochrome yields MRKSLLLLPLLLLACADKGLSTRRGAGGEVVLSASAAPAGLEPGAETPYPLGLPSALKGRATYTANCASCHGTLLTAAEAAEIKKQAALPPTHADYGAKVRELAAEGRWPVMPPKVGPDFTSRAWRFQRTPSQLYRLIAFGRAPRLEGDPAKGFYAHPGPSGKPGEGWMHAIKDLRGDQLVATGDPVPVWNAVYYVWSRAIAAASPTQFKDVWDMYGQNCSVCHGDTAQGNGPLARTLNPPPFDFSNRKALAQSTDAFLFWRISEGGQFKTIPLSVRESMTPESLQQFVHQWSAMPSWRGVLTEDQRWMLVDGVRSRTYEHE; encoded by the coding sequence ATGCGCAAATCCCTCCTCCTCCTGCCCCTGCTCCTCCTGGCCTGCGCCGACAAGGGCCTCTCCACCCGCCGCGGCGCGGGCGGGGAGGTGGTCCTGTCGGCCTCCGCGGCGCCCGCGGGCCTGGAGCCCGGGGCCGAGACCCCCTACCCCCTGGGCCTGCCCTCCGCCCTCAAGGGCCGGGCCACGTACACCGCCAACTGCGCCTCCTGCCACGGCACCCTCCTCACCGCCGCCGAGGCCGCCGAGATCAAGAAGCAGGCCGCCCTGCCCCCCACCCACGCCGACTACGGCGCCAAGGTGCGGGAACTGGCCGCCGAAGGGCGCTGGCCCGTGATGCCCCCCAAGGTCGGGCCCGACTTCACCAGCCGCGCCTGGCGCTTCCAGCGCACCCCCAGCCAGCTGTACCGCCTCATCGCCTTCGGCCGGGCCCCGAGGCTGGAAGGGGATCCCGCCAAGGGCTTCTACGCCCACCCCGGCCCCTCGGGAAAGCCGGGCGAAGGCTGGATGCACGCCATCAAGGACCTGCGCGGGGACCAGCTGGTGGCCACCGGGGATCCGGTGCCCGTGTGGAACGCCGTCTACTACGTGTGGAGCCGCGCCATCGCCGCGGCCAGCCCCACCCAGTTCAAGGACGTGTGGGACATGTACGGCCAGAACTGCTCGGTGTGCCATGGGGACACCGCCCAGGGCAACGGCCCCCTGGCCCGCACCCTGAACCCGCCCCCCTTCGATTTCTCCAACCGCAAGGCCCTGGCCCAGAGCACCGACGCCTTCCTCTTCTGGCGCATCTCGGAAGGCGGCCAGTTCAAGACCATCCCCCTCTCGGTGCGGGAGTCCATGACGCCCGAATCGCTCCAGCAGTTCGTCCACCAGTGGTCCGCCATGCCCAGCTGGCGGGGGGTCCTCACCGAGGACCAGCGCTGGATGCTGGTGGACGGCGTCCGCAGCCGCACGTATGAGCACGAATAG